A single genomic interval of uncultured Desulfobacter sp. harbors:
- a CDS encoding ATP-dependent 6-phosphofructokinase, with product MKSMNINTTIPVLGPARIPSPLISQGVTRDGKTRFMKDEHRISVDVRVDRVLGENKDSILSFEQAGPREKIYFDPSKLKCAVANCGGLCPGLNDIIRSIVLELYHVYGVKNIFGIRYGLQGFIPKYGHDLIELNPQRVSGIQNTGGSILGSSRGGQDIGEIVDCLERIGVGLLFMVGGDGTLMASKAIGEEILKRGLKISVVGIPKTIDNDIFLVSRSFGFDTAVDVATLAIRGAHNEAEAYPNGIGLIKLMGRHSGFLAATAALAQTDANFVLIPEEEILLHGENGLLAAVERRLALRKHAVIIVAEGAGQNFFKDKGDEHDASGNVKLKDIGLFLKAEINAYFESKEIPITLKYIDPSYIIRSLPANANDSVFCGLLARDAVHAGMAGKTNLLISFWNNNYVHVPMDASAGRRKKIDPAGRLWQSVLESTGQNSLFNFRSDTIVNFHKPIILYGNQKQRFVGGTGLIKTCASGGPVKNKLPL from the coding sequence ATGAAAAGTATGAACATCAACACCACCATTCCCGTTTTAGGTCCTGCCCGGATTCCATCACCCCTGATTTCCCAGGGAGTAACCCGTGATGGCAAAACCCGGTTTATGAAAGATGAACACAGAATCAGCGTTGATGTCAGGGTTGACCGTGTTCTCGGAGAAAACAAAGACAGCATACTCAGTTTTGAACAGGCAGGCCCCCGGGAAAAAATTTATTTTGACCCCAGCAAACTCAAGTGCGCGGTGGCCAACTGTGGGGGACTGTGCCCCGGACTAAACGACATTATCCGGTCGATAGTGCTTGAACTGTACCATGTCTATGGTGTCAAAAATATCTTTGGTATTCGCTACGGGCTCCAGGGCTTTATCCCTAAATACGGCCATGACCTGATTGAGCTTAACCCTCAACGGGTATCAGGTATTCAGAATACCGGCGGGTCCATACTCGGCTCTTCCCGGGGGGGACAGGATATTGGGGAAATCGTGGATTGCCTGGAACGTATTGGCGTGGGGCTGCTTTTCATGGTGGGGGGCGACGGAACATTGATGGCCTCCAAGGCCATTGGAGAAGAAATATTAAAACGTGGATTGAAAATTTCCGTGGTGGGCATTCCAAAAACCATTGATAATGACATCTTCTTGGTTTCTCGTTCCTTTGGCTTTGATACCGCCGTAGATGTGGCTACCCTGGCAATCAGGGGAGCCCATAACGAAGCCGAAGCCTATCCCAACGGTATCGGCCTGATCAAGCTCATGGGCAGGCATTCGGGATTTTTAGCGGCCACGGCGGCCCTTGCCCAAACGGATGCCAACTTTGTGCTCATTCCCGAAGAAGAAATCCTGCTGCATGGGGAAAACGGACTTTTGGCCGCTGTGGAGCGACGTCTGGCCCTAAGAAAACATGCGGTGATCATTGTCGCCGAAGGGGCCGGCCAAAATTTTTTTAAAGACAAGGGTGATGAACATGACGCATCGGGCAACGTGAAGCTCAAGGATATTGGTCTGTTTTTAAAGGCAGAAATCAATGCCTATTTTGAATCCAAAGAGATCCCCATTACGTTGAAATATATTGATCCATCCTACATCATCCGCAGTCTGCCGGCCAATGCCAATGACTCGGTGTTCTGCGGACTGCTGGCAAGGGATGCCGTACATGCGGGAATGGCCGGAAAAACCAACCTGCTTATCAGCTTCTGGAATAATAATTATGTTCATGTACCCATGGATGCCTCAGCGGGAAGGCGCAAAAAGATAGATCCAGCAGGCAGGCTATGGCAGTCGGTTCTTGAATCAACAGGCCAAAATTCACTATTTAATTTTCGGTCAGACACCATAGTTAATTTCCATAAACCGATTATCCTTTATGGTAATCAGAAACAACGCTTTGTGGGGGGTACCGGTCTCATCAAAACGTGTGCGTCCGGTGGCCCCGTCAAAAATAAATTGCCCCTGTAG
- a CDS encoding KpsF/GutQ family sugar-phosphate isomerase: MIIDDAVQVLKMEAQSLLDLIEKLNIDFQTLVNAIYNAKGRVILSGIGKSGLIGRKIAATLSSTGTNAMFLHPVEAVHGDLGMVSRDDIFIAISNSGETGELNQLLPVIRKVGCRIAGFTGKPESTMAGFCDMIINTGVKKEACPLNMAPTCSTTAQLAMGDALAVALIKKKNFKKADFMRSHPGGALGQRLSGKVSELMLEKSGVPFVQTGATMAQALACMDAHRLGAVFVLDSADKLMGILTDGDVRHWLAKGGGAADTLLVDEVMTRSPRHLSPDSYLYDALNLMEKYEITVLPILGEKDCLEGLLHLHDILGKGTFKFNGGTQ; the protein is encoded by the coding sequence ATGATCATAGACGATGCTGTTCAAGTTCTAAAGATGGAAGCCCAATCTCTTTTGGACCTTATTGAAAAACTCAATATTGATTTTCAAACCCTTGTCAATGCAATCTACAATGCAAAAGGACGGGTCATTCTTTCGGGAATCGGAAAATCGGGTTTAATCGGAAGAAAAATTGCAGCCACTTTAAGCAGTACAGGAACCAATGCTATGTTCCTTCATCCGGTTGAGGCGGTTCACGGGGACCTTGGTATGGTCAGCCGAGATGACATATTCATTGCCATTTCAAATTCCGGTGAAACCGGAGAACTCAACCAGCTTTTGCCGGTAATCCGAAAGGTGGGATGCAGGATTGCAGGTTTTACGGGAAAGCCTGAATCCACCATGGCGGGATTCTGCGATATGATCATAAACACCGGTGTAAAAAAAGAGGCCTGTCCCTTGAATATGGCACCGACCTGTTCAACCACAGCCCAACTGGCCATGGGGGATGCCCTGGCCGTGGCCCTGATAAAAAAGAAAAATTTTAAAAAGGCGGATTTCATGCGTTCCCATCCCGGAGGTGCACTGGGACAGCGCCTGTCAGGCAAGGTCAGCGAGCTGATGCTTGAAAAATCAGGCGTGCCTTTTGTACAAACAGGCGCCACCATGGCCCAGGCCCTTGCCTGCATGGATGCCCACCGTTTAGGCGCTGTTTTTGTTCTTGATTCAGCTGATAAACTTATGGGAATACTTACTGACGGAGATGTACGGCACTGGCTTGCAAAAGGGGGCGGTGCAGCCGACACCCTTCTTGTGGATGAGGTGATGACCCGCTCCCCAAGACATCTATCCCCCGATTCCTATCTGTATGATGCCCTTAATTTAATGGAAAAATATGAAATTACGGTTTTGCCTATCCTTGGGGAAAAAGACTGTCTTGAAGGGTTATTGCATCTCCACGATATCCTGGGAAAGGGAACTTTTAAATTTAATGGAGGGACTCAATGA
- a CDS encoding PxxKW family cysteine-rich protein, giving the protein MICTTVREGHDCVFMTAQGCSYNEGSCFPIVDECKGCQRSAEFATGIYCTAAPDPALKWENGNCNMATHVKTATETKKQKLNPIKASKRR; this is encoded by the coding sequence ATGATTTGTACAACTGTTAGAGAAGGCCATGATTGTGTATTCATGACAGCCCAGGGCTGTAGCTATAACGAAGGCAGCTGCTTTCCCATCGTTGATGAATGCAAGGGATGCCAGAGAAGCGCCGAGTTTGCCACCGGTATTTACTGCACTGCTGCGCCTGATCCGGCCTTGAAGTGGGAAAACGGCAACTGCAATATGGCCACTCATGTTAAAACCGCCACCGAAACCAAAAAACAGAAACTTAACCCCATCAAGGCATCCAAACGAAGATAA
- a CDS encoding aminotransferase class I/II-fold pyridoxal phosphate-dependent enzyme — MNPIAQELNNIIEQAAPHVHEMLSDMGKKLFFPKGILTQSAEAKTKADKVNATIGIAKQGSCVLSLSSVTKYITNIEPNDYLPYASSFGLPELRKKWRKEMYVKNPSLEGTSVSMPIVTSGITHGVSILSDMWVNANDVIVMPDMIWGNYDMIFRVRNSARFAEYKSYDDDMTHFNLEDFERVIREQAAQNDKIIVMLNFPHNPTGYTLSKKEAARVAEILIDVAQKGTNVVAACDDAYFGLFFEEESAKQSLFAKIAGKASRLLAIKLDGPTKEDYVMGFRTGFTTYAVAADSNLDGVYEALEKKTAGCIRGSISNCSHLSQTILVKSMEDENYETCKQEKFNLLKSRAFAIKEVLKDPKYADGFDVYPFNSGYYLCIHLKGVNADELRYHLLNNYGTGLISIGEDNLRVAFSCLEEKDVKTLFDNILSGINDLRT, encoded by the coding sequence ATGAATCCTATTGCCCAGGAATTGAATAACATCATTGAACAGGCTGCGCCCCATGTACATGAAATGCTCTCTGACATGGGAAAAAAACTGTTTTTCCCAAAAGGTATTTTAACCCAGAGCGCTGAAGCAAAGACAAAGGCGGATAAGGTCAACGCTACCATCGGTATCGCAAAGCAGGGCAGTTGCGTTTTAAGTCTTTCTTCGGTGACAAAGTACATTACAAACATTGAACCGAATGATTACCTGCCTTATGCGTCCTCATTCGGGCTGCCTGAGCTGCGAAAAAAATGGCGTAAGGAAATGTATGTTAAAAATCCGTCACTTGAGGGAACGTCCGTCAGTATGCCCATCGTCACCTCCGGCATCACTCATGGGGTTTCAATCTTGTCGGACATGTGGGTAAATGCCAACGATGTTATTGTCATGCCGGATATGATATGGGGCAACTACGATATGATTTTCCGTGTCCGTAATAGTGCCCGGTTTGCTGAATACAAATCCTATGACGACGACATGACCCATTTTAATCTGGAGGATTTCGAGCGTGTGATCAGAGAGCAGGCGGCACAAAATGACAAGATCATTGTCATGCTTAATTTCCCCCACAACCCAACCGGATATACGCTCAGCAAGAAAGAGGCGGCCCGTGTTGCAGAAATTCTCATTGATGTGGCACAAAAAGGCACCAATGTCGTCGCCGCCTGTGATGATGCCTATTTTGGACTGTTCTTTGAAGAGGAATCAGCTAAACAGTCTTTGTTTGCCAAAATTGCCGGTAAGGCGAGCCGTCTTCTGGCCATTAAACTTGACGGGCCCACCAAGGAAGATTATGTCATGGGCTTTAGAACCGGATTCACCACCTACGCGGTTGCCGCAGATTCAAATCTTGATGGGGTATATGAAGCCTTAGAAAAAAAGACAGCCGGATGCATCCGGGGCAGTATCTCAAATTGTTCCCATTTAAGTCAGACCATTCTTGTCAAATCCATGGAAGATGAAAATTATGAAACCTGTAAACAGGAAAAATTTAACCTGCTTAAATCCCGGGCCTTTGCCATTAAAGAGGTGCTCAAGGACCCCAAGTATGCAGATGGATTTGATGTTTATCCGTTTAATTCCGGATATTACCTGTGTATCCATTTAAAGGGTGTAAATGCGGACGAGTTAAGGTATCATCTGCTTAACAACTATGGTACCGGTCTGATCTCCATTGGAGAAGACAATCTTCGGGTGGCGTTTTCATGCCTGGAGGAAAAAGATGTGAAAACTTTATTTGACAATATCCTTTCAGGGATCAATGATTTGAGAACGTAA
- a CDS encoding chloride channel protein: MNISRKSDVDLKYAFKWVFYFVLIGVMSGLGAVLFHYLCGLGMHYFMDMMAGYRPQGPAGEHLLLPHTDTPFNRWVLLFLPALGGLVSGWLVYTFAPEAEGHGTDAAIDAFHHKGGIIRSRIPIIKTIASTITLTTGGSGGREGPIAQIGGGFGSFLATRFNLSERERCIMMAAGIGAGVGSIFRAPLAGALFAAEVLYRDPEFESSVIIPAGISSVVAYCTFCLFFGWGSLFESPAFKFQNPLQLGPYLVLAVVLVLIGVLYIKVFYGITNLFKALKIPNHIKPAVGGLVTGVIGFFMPYTLAFGYGMAQEAIFNQLAIPVLLGLALGKIFTTSFSIGSGGSGGVFGPSVVIGGAMGGAVGQFFHMFIPTVVTQPGAFVIVGMAGFFTAVSNTPISTIIFVSEMTNSYHLLLPSLLVCSVCYLLSTKWSIYENQVKSRVDSPLHAGEVMIDILQTIKVEKLKHLIKNVRCLNQDMPFSQFKKIFQTTKQHYFPVMKDQGELCGIFSSTDVREVLFSSELEQLVVMKDIMISSMITTTLSEDLNTVLLKLTKKNIDALPVVDEDDPGKFIGMLYRRDIIAYYNLHVARIRESER; this comes from the coding sequence ATGAATATAAGTCGAAAAAGTGACGTCGATCTTAAATATGCCTTCAAATGGGTGTTCTATTTTGTTTTGATAGGCGTCATGTCAGGCCTTGGGGCGGTTCTGTTTCATTATTTGTGCGGTCTTGGCATGCACTATTTCATGGATATGATGGCTGGATACAGGCCCCAAGGACCTGCGGGCGAACATCTGTTGCTGCCCCACACCGATACACCGTTCAATAGATGGGTGTTATTATTTTTACCGGCATTGGGTGGCCTTGTTTCCGGTTGGCTTGTTTATACCTTTGCCCCGGAGGCAGAGGGGCATGGTACGGATGCCGCAATAGATGCTTTTCATCACAAGGGCGGCATTATCCGGTCACGGATTCCAATCATCAAAACCATTGCCTCCACCATCACGCTGACCACCGGCGGTTCAGGGGGCAGGGAAGGTCCCATTGCCCAGATTGGAGGGGGATTCGGTTCTTTTCTGGCCACCCGGTTCAACCTGTCTGAACGGGAGCGGTGCATTATGATGGCTGCAGGTATTGGTGCCGGTGTGGGCAGTATCTTCAGAGCGCCCCTGGCCGGCGCACTTTTTGCTGCAGAAGTGCTTTACCGTGATCCTGAATTCGAGTCTTCGGTCATCATTCCGGCAGGTATCTCCTCGGTGGTGGCCTATTGCACCTTTTGTCTGTTTTTCGGATGGGGATCGCTTTTTGAGTCTCCGGCATTTAAATTTCAAAATCCGTTGCAACTTGGTCCCTATCTTGTTCTTGCCGTGGTTCTTGTGCTCATCGGCGTTTTATATATTAAGGTTTTTTATGGGATTACAAACCTGTTTAAGGCGCTGAAGATCCCAAACCATATCAAACCTGCCGTTGGCGGCCTTGTGACCGGCGTCATCGGCTTTTTTATGCCCTATACCCTGGCGTTTGGATACGGCATGGCCCAGGAGGCCATTTTCAACCAATTGGCCATCCCTGTGCTTTTGGGGCTTGCCCTGGGAAAAATTTTTACCACCTCTTTTTCCATTGGATCCGGCGGTTCCGGCGGTGTATTTGGACCTTCGGTTGTCATCGGCGGCGCCATGGGCGGGGCAGTGGGGCAGTTTTTTCATATGTTTATCCCCACGGTTGTAACTCAACCAGGCGCCTTTGTCATTGTCGGCATGGCTGGTTTTTTCACGGCTGTATCCAACACCCCCATATCCACCATTATATTTGTCAGCGAGATGACCAACTCCTATCATCTTCTGCTGCCAAGCCTTCTGGTTTGTTCGGTGTGTTATCTTTTATCGACAAAATGGTCTATCTATGAAAATCAGGTAAAATCTCGAGTTGATTCACCGCTTCACGCCGGTGAAGTTATGATAGATATTCTTCAGACCATAAAAGTGGAAAAACTCAAACACTTGATCAAGAATGTCAGATGCCTGAACCAGGACATGCCGTTCAGTCAGTTTAAGAAAATATTTCAGACCACCAAACAACACTATTTTCCGGTTATGAAAGACCAAGGGGAATTATGCGGCATTTTTTCATCCACAGATGTCCGGGAGGTTCTTTTCTCAAGTGAGCTTGAGCAGTTGGTCGTCATGAAGGATATTATGATATCCAGTATGATTACAACTACGTTGTCCGAAGATTTAAACACGGTACTGCTTAAACTTACAAAGAAAAATATTGATGCGCTGCCCGTGGTCGATGAAGATGATCCGGGTAAATTTATCGGTATGCTTTACCGCCGTGACATCATTGCCTATTATAATCTTCATGTGGCCCGAATCCGGGAGTCAGAAAGATAA
- the truA gene encoding tRNA pseudouridine(38-40) synthase TruA produces MPRTVEKPNNPIKNFKIIVAYDGTDFFGWQRQADKPTIQDELERILSMILNQDIKIHGSGRTDAGVHARAQVAHFHAKTRLTPDVIQKGGNSLMTSPIVIHDCRLADPDFHAQYHVRSKEYRYYILNREIPAAIGRDYLWHVKPSLNIDAMNQCCEYLVGEHDFKAFENTGSPRSSTVRTIYSASWTKKPYDRLEFCVCATGFLKNMVRNIVGTLKDAGTGRISPEMFNKILYSCKRPLAGATAPARGLFLHQVNY; encoded by the coding sequence ATGCCCAGGACAGTTGAAAAACCGAATAATCCGATAAAGAATTTCAAAATTATAGTAGCCTATGACGGTACCGATTTTTTCGGGTGGCAACGCCAGGCTGATAAACCCACCATCCAGGATGAACTTGAACGTATATTATCCATGATTCTAAACCAGGACATCAAAATTCATGGTTCCGGACGAACGGATGCCGGCGTTCATGCCCGGGCCCAGGTAGCTCATTTTCATGCAAAAACCCGTCTTACCCCTGATGTCATTCAAAAAGGGGGGAACAGCCTTATGACCTCTCCCATTGTAATTCATGACTGCCGGCTTGCAGATCCTGATTTCCATGCCCAATACCATGTTCGTTCCAAAGAGTACCGGTATTACATATTAAACAGGGAAATCCCCGCGGCCATTGGCCGGGATTATCTATGGCATGTAAAGCCGTCTTTGAATATTGACGCCATGAATCAGTGCTGTGAATACCTTGTGGGCGAACATGATTTTAAGGCCTTTGAGAATACGGGCAGTCCAAGATCTTCCACCGTAAGAACGATTTATAGTGCAAGTTGGACAAAAAAGCCTTACGACCGGCTGGAATTTTGCGTCTGTGCCACAGGATTTTTAAAAAACATGGTCCGAAATATCGTGGGAACCCTAAAAGATGCCGGTACAGGACGGATTAGTCCGGAAATGTTCAATAAAATACTCTATTCGTGTAAACGCCCTCTTGCCGGAGCAACTGCTCCGGCAAGGGGGCTGTTTCTGCACCAGGTCAATTATTAG
- a CDS encoding TetR/AcrR family transcriptional regulator, with translation MKLKDKIIFEALRQFSTKGFMVTSTADIINAVGTSKGGLYNHFKNKEQLFLDVLRQARKIWRERNLAGVETIERPVEKIKHILVNYKDHYLADSANFPGGCIFINLTVELSDQCPHLAAEVSEGFGRFKSMLRRFLEQERLAGMLKDSVDIDGAVEVVFSGLLGACVMYTADKSKPNLDQAMGALAAYIDNLCIS, from the coding sequence ATGAAACTTAAAGATAAAATTATATTTGAGGCATTACGCCAGTTTTCGACCAAAGGGTTCATGGTTACATCAACGGCAGACATTATAAATGCAGTGGGTACATCCAAGGGGGGGCTCTATAATCATTTCAAAAACAAAGAGCAATTGTTTTTAGACGTGCTGCGCCAGGCCCGCAAAATTTGGCGTGAACGGAATTTGGCCGGTGTGGAAACCATTGAACGGCCTGTGGAAAAAATTAAACATATTCTGGTGAACTATAAAGACCATTACCTGGCTGACAGCGCTAATTTCCCGGGCGGATGCATTTTCATCAATCTGACCGTGGAACTCAGTGACCAGTGCCCCCATCTGGCCGCCGAGGTGAGTGAGGGGTTTGGTCGGTTTAAATCCATGCTCAGGCGTTTCCTTGAGCAGGAACGGTTGGCCGGAATGCTGAAAGACAGCGTGGATATTGATGGGGCGGTTGAGGTTGTGTTCTCCGGATTGTTAGGCGCCTGTGTCATGTATACCGCGGACAAGTCCAAACCGAATTTGGATCAGGCCATGGGGGCCCTTGCTGCATATATTGATAATTTGTGCATATCATAA
- a CDS encoding YhdH/YhfP family quinone oxidoreductase: MEKSFKAMVVSEAGNKQYSREIVQRQIKDLPEGDVLVKVHYSSLNYKDALSASGNKGVTRKYPHTPGIDAAGVVEESTDPAFKIGDQVIVTSYDLGMNTAGGFGQYIRVPAGWVVPLPDGMSLRQAMCYGTAGFTAALSILQLVNHGVLPEHGEILVSGATGGVGSIAVSILAKQGYTVAAVNSRTDQSDYLKSIGAQHIIAIEDAVDTSGRPMLSERWAGSIDAVGGDLLATTIKSISANGVVTTCGNVASPDLPINVYPFILRGVTLVGIDSQNCPMAVRRKAWDKLSKEWQITQMETVVEEITLNELDQRIDKMLTGGSKGRVIVNMQALKWKQPIPLWLPSLGQARGPAPTAADVRAHPIKTNAPDSLNFSHPFYDAVSIIPSTIL; encoded by the coding sequence ATGGAAAAATCATTCAAAGCCATGGTTGTCTCGGAAGCAGGGAATAAACAATATAGCCGTGAGATCGTTCAGCGGCAGATAAAGGATCTTCCTGAAGGGGATGTGCTTGTTAAAGTTCATTATTCTTCACTGAACTATAAGGATGCGCTTTCGGCTAGTGGAAATAAGGGCGTTACCCGGAAATATCCCCATACACCCGGAATTGATGCCGCAGGTGTAGTGGAGGAAAGTACGGATCCTGCCTTTAAAATCGGTGATCAGGTCATTGTCACCAGTTACGATCTTGGGATGAATACGGCCGGGGGCTTTGGGCAGTATATCCGTGTTCCTGCCGGATGGGTGGTCCCTCTGCCCGATGGCATGAGCCTGCGGCAGGCCATGTGCTACGGCACGGCCGGATTTACAGCCGCCTTGTCCATACTGCAATTGGTTAACCACGGTGTGCTGCCGGAGCATGGTGAAATTTTGGTGTCCGGGGCCACCGGCGGTGTCGGCAGCATTGCCGTATCGATTCTGGCCAAACAGGGCTATACCGTGGCTGCCGTTAACAGTAGAACAGATCAATCCGATTATCTGAAGTCCATTGGCGCCCAGCATATCATTGCCATTGAGGATGCCGTGGATACCAGCGGCCGGCCAATGCTTTCCGAACGTTGGGCCGGAAGCATCGATGCTGTGGGTGGTGATCTCCTGGCCACCACTATTAAATCCATAAGCGCCAACGGCGTGGTGACCACCTGCGGAAACGTTGCCTCTCCGGATCTGCCCATTAATGTTTACCCCTTTATTCTCCGTGGTGTCACTTTGGTGGGGATTGATTCCCAGAATTGCCCCATGGCGGTTCGGCGAAAGGCCTGGGACAAGCTTTCAAAGGAATGGCAGATCACCCAAATGGAAACGGTTGTGGAAGAGATTACGCTCAATGAGCTGGACCAGCGGATTGACAAAATGCTAACAGGCGGCAGTAAGGGGCGCGTGATTGTGAATATGCAGGCTTTAAAGTGGAAACAACCTATCCCCCTGTGGTTGCCCTCGTTAGGGCAGGCACGGGGGCCTGCCCCTACAGCGGCCGACGTTAGAGCCCATCCCATCAAAACAAATGCCCCGGATTCTTTGAATTTCAGTCACCCATTTTACGATGCAGTGTCAATAATCCCTTCAACTATTTTATGA
- a CDS encoding two-CW domain-containing protein: MDRHEFKIFRSRLGRTQKELAQLLGVSIKAIHSYEQGWRKVPGHVERQVYFLLSRTLQQTGEKRTCWELLKCPKEQMRQCPAYEFQSGDMCWFVNGTRCGGKIHKSWEKKMEMCRKCDVFLKLFDTIQGDRQNESAG; encoded by the coding sequence ATGGATAGGCATGAATTTAAAATATTCAGATCTCGTTTAGGCCGCACCCAGAAAGAGCTGGCCCAGCTTTTAGGTGTATCCATCAAAGCAATACACAGCTATGAGCAGGGATGGCGTAAAGTTCCCGGACATGTGGAACGACAGGTATATTTCCTTCTTTCTCGCACCCTGCAGCAAACCGGGGAGAAAAGGACATGTTGGGAGCTTTTAAAATGCCCGAAAGAGCAGATGAGACAATGCCCGGCCTATGAATTCCAATCCGGAGATATGTGCTGGTTTGTCAACGGTACCCGATGCGGGGGGAAAATCCATAAATCCTGGGAAAAGAAAATGGAAATGTGCCGAAAATGTGATGTATTTTTGAAATTGTTTGATACTATTCAGGGGGATAGACAAAATGAGTCTGCCGGATAA